The Vigna angularis cultivar LongXiaoDou No.4 chromosome 6, ASM1680809v1, whole genome shotgun sequence genome contains the following window.
GGCCAGTGTCCTTGGATATACCTCTCTCCTTCATTATTTCTCTAAGCTCAGTTACACTTTCCCATTTGCCAGCATCTGCCAAAGTATTAGATAGTGCAACATATGCCCCTGGTCTTCCAGTAGCATTCAGCTTAAAAAGTTCATTTGCAGCTAATTTTGCCATCTCTATATTACCATGGAGTCTGCAAGAACTAAGTAGAGCAGCCCACACATCCGAATTCGGTCTCTCGGGCATCCTCATGACAAATTCCCAAGCCTGATTCAGCCTTCCTGCTCGTCCTAACAAATCAACCATGCACGCATGATGCTCCATCCCTGGCTTTACCAGGTATTCATTCTCCATCCTGTGAAAGATCTCCCAGCCCTTATCCACGAGTCCCGCATGTGCACAAGCTGAGAGAGCACTAAGGCATGTCACATAATTGGGTACAATGCCATATTCTTTTTGCATCTTTCCAAATAGCTCAAGTGCTTCATCAGGGAATCCATTCTTCCCGTATCCATCAATCATAGATGTCCACGAAAACACGTTCTTCACACGCATGTGGTAAAAAACTCTTAGAGCATCTGAGACTCTTCCACACTTTGAATACATGTCTATAAGGGCACTTCCCAGTTTAATGTCAGCATAAAATGGAGTCTTTATGAGCTGACTTTGTACTTGTTGCCCAATTTCGAATGCTGCAAGCATGGAACAGGCACCAATTACACTAGCAAATGTAGAAACATTTGGCCTAAAGTTCAACCGTTGCATATCAATGTAAACTTCAAGAGATCTCCTCGCATATTCGGATGTCTTGCTGTAGCCTTCTATCATCGCATTAAATACTACCACATCCCTGTCCaaagttttcttaaatataCGTTCAGCATCTTCAAAAGACCCTTGATTCATGTAACCAGAGATGAGGGATGTAGAGCATACCACGTTCTTCTCTGACATCACATCAAATACAGTCCTAGCGTAAGCAATCCTCCCATTCTTCACATAAGAGTCGATCAGTGCAGTACAAA
Protein-coding sequences here:
- the LOC108342327 gene encoding pentatricopeptide repeat-containing protein At1g28690, mitochondrial → MNNGIFRPFCSSRAFCTSLISPHRPFPQNHDFASPSTLLSTALHHYINSDTPTHGQKIHSRILKSGFVPNTNISIKLLILYLKCNCLRYARQVFDDLRDRSLSAYNYMISGYIKQCKVEESLGLVRRLLVSGEKPDGFTFSMILKASTSGCNVALLGDLGRIVHTQILKSDVERDEVLCTALIDSYVKNGRIAYARTVFDVMSEKNVVCSTSLISGYMNQGSFEDAERIFKKTLDRDVVVFNAMIEGYSKTSEYARRSLEVYIDMQRLNFRPNVSTFASVIGACSMLAAFEIGQQVQSQLIKTPFYADIKLGSALIDMYSKCGRVSDALRVFYHMRVKNVFSWTSMIDGYGKNGFPDEALELFGKMQKEYGIVPNYVTCLSALSACAHAGLVDKGWEIFHRMENEYLVKPGMEHHACMVDLLGRAGRLNQAWEFVMRMPERPNSDVWAALLSSCRLHGNIEMAKLAANELFKLNATGRPGAYVALSNTLADAGKWESVTELREIMKERGISKDTGRSWVGADNVF